GATCAGATTCTTGACCATCAGCCCCGCGCCGACCAGCAGCGCGAAGGCGATGGCGATCTCGGCGACGACCAAGCCGTTGCCGAACGTCGTGCTGCCGCCGCTGCCGGTACGCGTATCCCCTTCACGCAACGCCGTCGTGAGCGTGTGCAGCCGCAGCCGCAGGAGCGGCGACAAGCCGCAGACGATGCCGACGAGGATGGTGACGGCGGCGGTGAAGGCGAGGACGCGACCGTCGATCTGGATCGTGGCGGCGCGCGGCAGCGCGTTGGTCCCCAGAGCGACGAACACCCGGACGATCCACAGCGCCAGCAGCAGGCCGAGGCCGCCGCCGGCCGCGGCCAGGACCAGCGCTTCCGATGTCAGCTGTCGCGCGATCTGCCGCTGCCCGGCGCCGAGCGCCAGGCGGACGGCGATCTCGCGCCGCCGCGACATCCCGGAGGCCAGCAGCAGATTGGCGACATTGGCGCAGGCGATGAGCAGCACGCAGACGACCGCGCCCATCAGGACCTGCAGCGGGCCGCGGATGAGGCCGACGGTCGCTTCGCGCAGCGATCGGACGTCGATCCCGTGATTGGTGCCGAACTCACGGGCCAGTCCTTCGCCCAGCTGCCGCATCTCGCGGGTTGCGCGGTCGAGCGGGACGCCCGGCTTCAGCCTGGCATAGGTCGTCAGGAAGTGTTTGCCGCGCGTCGACAGATCCAGCTTGCGCTGCAGCGGCACGAAAACGTCGGCGTTGCGATGATTGAACGTCGCCGGCATCACCCCGATCACCTGGTAGGCCTCGCCGTCGAACGTCAGGTTTCGGCCGACGATCGACGGATCGCCATTGAGCCGGCGCTGCCAGAAGCGGTAGCCGAGCACGACGACTTTCGGACCGCCGAACTGATCTTCGGCCTCGCTATACCAACGGCCCATCTGCGGCGGGACGCGGAAGACGTCGGCAAGCGACGCCGTCGCCGAGACTCCTGTCACCTGCTCGGGCGCGCCGGATCCGGTCATCACGAATGACGCCTGCGTCGATCCGCCGATCGCGGAGAAGACCTGGTTGCGCGTCTTCCAATCGACGTACTTCGGGTACGACGCGGGACAGGTCTTGCAGGCCGGCTGCGTGTCGTAGACGAGGACGAGCTGGTCCGGCTCGGGGTACGCCAGTGGCGCCAGCAGCACGCCGCTGAAAATGCTGAAGACCGCAGTCGTCACACCGATCCCCAGCGCGAACGCCAGAATCGCGAGCATTGCCACCGATCGCGTGCGGATGGCGGTCCGCACGGCGAAGCGGATGTCCTGTCGCAGTCGTCCCATCACTCCTCCGTGTTGCTTAGACGGGGCCGGCGCGATTCGGGTGGCCCGCCCGTTGCGGGCAAATCCTCTTCTTGGACCGCCGGGAACCAGGATTGCGCATCCGTCCCTCACCGCGTCAATCACGCCGTCCGTCACCGGCCGCGTCACTCGTCAGCCAGCCGTTTCCGATCGCACCAGCCAGCCGGGACCCCTCCCACGTGACTCCGTGGCGTCGTCTCCGCGCCGCTTTGGTCCATCCCTTGCTGACTGCGCGCGACGCCATCAGCGCAGACTGGCTGCCGGATCCATGCGCGTCGCGCGCCGCGCCGGCACATAACACGCAGCGAAGCCCACCGCCACGAGCATCGCGGCCACCGCGATGAACGTCACCGGATCGAAGGGATCGACGCCAAACAGCAGTGTCGTCATCACGCGGCCGACAGCCGCCGCCGCGCCGAGACCGACCACGATCCCGATCGCCACCGGCGTCATGCCCTCGCGCAGCACCAGACGCAGCACGGCGCCCCGATCGGCGCCAAGCGCCATCCGCATCCCGAGCTCCGGCCGCCGCTGATTCACCGAGAAGGCGACGACGCCGTAGAGACCGACGGCCGCCAGCATCAGCGCAACCGCTGCGAAGACGGTCAGCAGCAGCGTGCGGAATCGCGGCGGCGCCACGTTCGCCGAGACGAGCGCGTCCAGCGGGCGGGTGCGCCCCATCGCCACCGCCGGCGCCAGGTCGCGCAGCGCCACATTGATCTGCGGCAGCAGCGCACGCGGATCGCCCCCGCCCCGCACCATCACGGTCATGCTCTCAGGCCCATACTGCGCATGCGGTACGTAGACGACCGGCACCGGCTCGATCTCCATTCCGCGGGTGCGCACGTCACCGACGACGCCTACGATCTCCCGTACGAGCTTGCGAGGCTCGTTCACGTGCAGACGCAACGGCTTGCCGACGGGGTTCTCGCCGGGCCAGAACCGGCGCGCCGCCGACTGGCTCACCAGGGCCACCGGCGCCGCCTGGGCGCTGTCCTGATCCGTCAGGCCGCGTCCGGTGACGATCGGAATCGACAGCGCAGCAAAGTATCCCGGCGTCGTCGAACGGATCTGCGCGTTGCCTTCCTCCTGGCCCGACGGCCGGCCCAGAATGCTGAAGCTGCCGCCGAAACCCTCACGCGTGACCGGGGCCATGCTGACCGCGCCGGCCGCGGCCACGCCGGGGATGGCGCCAAGACGCGACGTGAAGTCGCGGAAGAAACCGGTCTGCGACTCCGGCGACGGATACGCCGCGTCCGGCAGGCTGATCTCGAACGTCACGACGTTGGTGGTGCGAAAGCCTGGATCGACGTGGGTCAGACGCTGGAAGCTGCGCAGCGCCAGGCCCGCCGACACCAGCAGCACGAGCGCC
The window above is part of the Vicinamibacterales bacterium genome. Proteins encoded here:
- a CDS encoding ABC transporter permease — its product is MGRLRQDIRFAVRTAIRTRSVAMLAILAFALGIGVTTAVFSIFSGVLLAPLAYPEPDQLVLVYDTQPACKTCPASYPKYVDWKTRNQVFSAIGGSTQASFVMTGSGAPEQVTGVSATASLADVFRVPPQMGRWYSEAEDQFGGPKVVVLGYRFWQRRLNGDPSIVGRNLTFDGEAYQVIGVMPATFNHRNADVFVPLQRKLDLSTRGKHFLTTYARLKPGVPLDRATREMRQLGEGLAREFGTNHGIDVRSLREATVGLIRGPLQVLMGAVVCVLLIACANVANLLLASGMSRRREIAVRLALGAGQRQIARQLTSEALVLAAAGGGLGLLLALWIVRVFVALGTNALPRAATIQIDGRVLAFTAAVTILVGIVCGLSPLLRLRLHTLTTALREGDTRTGSGGSTTFGNGLVVAEIAIAFALLVGAGLMVKNLILLEQRDAGFSTDHVIAFDVSPSGPRYRDDAARREFYRTLDARLAQLGGVFAVGLTSHLPMYRFGSNGEMAREGGNPWGPNDNPLVEYCFVYGDYLKALAIPVLRGRALDGRDGADTRTVLVNQAMADKFWPNEDPIGRRFGQGDDPKTYYTVVGVIGTTRSFGLAAKSPFEFYQTTDQVAVGGVTVVLRSTGVDPSALVPSARSIVSTLDPALPVTTVQTMEEVVSKSVGQPRLYSALSGLFGALAGLLAMVGVYGVTAYNVRRQRREYGIRLALGADPGSVQRLIVRRGAIVAATGIAIGCVAGLLLTRLMATMLNDVKPTDPAVFAGNAVLVLAVSMAACYLPARWAGRVDPALVLRND